The region CACTTTCATTCTACTCACTGTTTTAACTGAATCTCAGGTAAATTCATCGTGAAATGTTTCACGTTGCTCTGGTTTCTGTCAACAGAACAAAGCCTGAGCTTGGACAGAGACGTGTCCACCAGTCCAACACGGATCTGTGGTTTATCTAAGGACAGATTCAACTCAATCATAAAATCACGTCGCCCAGAAACAGGTTCTTCCCTCTAATGTGGCACATTCACCCACAGCTGTCTCACAGTGAACATGGAGCCGTGCACGATGCACTAACACCTTATTTtctcatcagttcatcattAATCATCAAGGCAGCGCATCATGGAAAACATGGCGGCGTGTTAAACTGTAACTTCTACTCTGATAAAACAGAGTCAGTCACGAGTCTGAACTCGGAGGAAAAGCAGGTGAGTGCAGCGACTCGAACGCACCTTGAGCTCAGCGTTGCTCTCAGCGTTTTTCAGCATGTGCAGGAGGAACTCTGCGCTCTTCTTGGGCCAGCGTCCCTGCGTCCAGCCGAACTGTTTGgcctgaaaacaacacacagtttACAGGAAACGTTCTCTCCCTCCTCCGACTGAGCTGCAGCGATCGGATTCACAAAAGCTGCTCAGATTAACACGTTAGTTTCATCTTTCATCCAAAGGTGTCCTAAGATAGTCATCACTGCAACTTTTAAACACACTCAACGCTCCAGCCATCGTCAGAGCTCACCTGGGCACACCTGCCAACTCCGCCGTTGTAGCGACGGAAAGGGACGCACTGGTGCTTGACGATGACGTCCCTCAGGTACTTGTTGGCCTTGCGGATGTGCATGCCTTTGATGGCCTGAGCCGTCTCACGGGTGTTCTGTTCAGGAAACATCCACACGTCAGGCTCCGACAGGAAAATGTCAGACATGTGCTTCTACCTCCTGACACAGCTGAACTCATCATGTCTTCATGCTGTTAAACTACAAACTGGATCTTACACTATCAAGACAAATCAGTTCATCTATAATAAACAGGAAGACAAAGGGACTCAGCACGTCCTCACAGTGAAAACCGTTCACCAGTGTTTCAGTTACTAACTGAGCTACGAGTTAATTTAACTTCAGCCAAACTTTCTAACTCTGAACCAACATGTGGACTCATCAGGACCAACGCACCTTGAAGTGGACTCGGAGGTTGGAGCCCCTCGACTTGCATGCTGAAACACAGGAGCAGGTTTTTAACACACAGAACCAAAGCTGGTTGTTTGGGCACAAAGTGTCTTCAACACATCCGGAGACTCAGATCTGTCAGTcagttattttcatgtttaatccAAAGGTGTCCTAAGAAGTCATCACAGCCTCcggtctaacacacacacacacacacagaacacacacagaacacacacacacacacacacggagctCAGGCTTACTCACATTTGGTCGGGTTCTCGGGGTCGAGAGAGTAGCGGACCATTTTCAGATTATCTgtaaaaagagaagaagctgagtgTTCGGTGAAAGCTCTGCCCGGTGAGGCTCCAGAGCTGCGGGTTAGCGTTAGCTCAAGCTGCGGGTTAGCATTAGCTCAAGCTGCGGGTTAGCATTAGCTCAGCCTGCGGCACCGacttcacacacatcacagataAACAGCAGCTAACCTcagaaaacaccacaaactgtcccacacacacacaatgagctGAAATATCATTAAACTTAGTTTGAAACcgtaaaatgtttttcatcgTCAGACGCAGCCAACATGGCGGACAGCAGCGATACTCCAACCCGGCATTTTAACAAATGTTCAGATAAAAGCAGAATTTACGGCTCAGTTCACAAACATCTAACTTCTCCCGACGTGTTTAACGATGACGAACCGAACCCAGCGGGTTTAAAAGCAGGATGATGAAGATTTAATGAAGATTAAACACAGATTCTACTCTTCATGTTCAGGACGCAGCTCCTACCTCTGAGGCCGCGGAGGGAAGAGGAAGGTCCGGGGACAGTGAGCCTCTtcttcagcctctgcacaggtTCAGCGCCCCCTGCCGGTCAGGAGGAGCACTCGCCTTCTTCGTCTAATTTTAATCAATAAATGTTGATAAATGTCTGATTTCAGATGAGAACGTGCGGGTTATTAACAGACTGATGTAAAATGACTTGTTGCACTGATGTCTGATGTTAGCTGTGATCACAGTGTGGAAACACAGTGGAGTTCAGAGCAGAAGAAACAGGAACAAGCTGCTGATTTTCCTGTCAACAAGGTCAATGAAGACAGAAACCAACAGCACGTGAGTCCCCAGGACCCGGTCATTCCCCCTGGACACACGCAGGAAACAGTTTCTCTCTGaagcagctggagctgcagatCTTTACACATGTCACGTTACACGTCACGTCACTGCCCACGTTCTTCAGTGTGGTTCATCACAGCTGATCAGGGAGTGTGAGGAGAACAGGGAGCAGCTGTTCCTACCTGCTCCTGCTTCATTCAGCTCTGCTGTGGAATTTAACaatatgaaaaacagaaaatcattcaGACTTTAATCTGACgtgatcacacacagacacacacacacacacagggtgcaGTGGTACTAAAGCCAGGtgttggtttatttgtttttggtatTTCATGTTACACTGTGACATGTTGGAACCAGCTACGTAGAAAACCCTGTGTGCACTCTGAGTCAGCTGGAGAGGAGACACCTCGAGTGGacatacaaaaataaagatattaTTTACATCATTTCCCTCCACAGGCCAGAGACAAACGAGTCCACGTGTGGTGAAACGAAGACAAACACCTGATGCTCTTCTCCTTGGTTTATTTACAGTCACTTCCTGGACGACAGGCAATGACATGAGACGTGGTTTGGTCagagcaggggtgtcaaacctgtccacaaagggccggtgtggctgcaggtttttgttccaaccaagcagcagcacaccagacttgactcatttaatcaactgatctcagtcttcagacagttgattggtcaaactgtgtgctcttcattggttggaacaaaaacctgcagccacaccggccctttgtggacaggtttgacacccctgggTCAGAGACAGTGCAGAGAGACATCTGTACAGATCCCACTGGACTCTGACACCCGTGGCATAAAAGATCACGTTTCTACTGTCTTTACTGCGTGGACACATCTGAAGAGTGGGTCTGTGCTGAGACCGCCGCCCTGTGTTGGACAGGTGGACATGGACCCTGTCCTGTGACATGAGGCTGTTTCTGTGACACTGAACATCTGACTGGTTCAGCGTTTCACTGGCTGCTGGACAGAGTCTGAAAACCAGAGAACAACCTGAGGAGTTTATCCTTCAGTCGCTCAGtccagatgaacacacacacacacacacacacgcacacacacacacgcacacacacacacacacacacactgtcatcagtgTAATAAACAGGAGAATCATAGTCGAACAGTTTTGCCTAAATTCTGATCAGTTCCTGCTGTTTCACCGTCAGATACACGACGTTCAGGTGATTTAGTTTAGTTCGACTGAAGTTTAAACCTGGTTTAAATCTTAAACCTCAGATAACTGATGACACAGAAACAGTCTCAGTTCATTTTTCTAATTCTCCTCCACCTGAACACgtctttgtctcctctgtccacaaggagctgagaggaggacaacggtctgtgactgtgtggatCAGTCCAGGCTCCTCAGATACAGTTCAGTGTGATGAGACgtcaggaccaggaccaggatcaGGACCAGGACCTGGATCAGGGACGATCAGCCTGCAACACAACAAGACTGAACTtaatattcacttttttttaaaaaccaacaGACACTGAGGTGAAACTCTGAGCAGGAACCAAACCGAACCAAACCGAACCAAACCAGGGGCCCGGAGACACTGAATTTCTGAGCAGTGATgcagaatgtgtgtttgttgtgtgccAGTGTTCATGCgtgtggaggacagagaggacaggataAACATGTTTACGTACATATGAAGCAGTGACGTGTTCACGTGACACCAGTGAGACGCAGCCTGAGGCTGTGTGGGGGGGCGGGGCACAGgctggggggttgggggggttgTAGCAGAGTCAGTCAGGAGTGGAGGTGGACGAGTGAGACGAGCCGGGCCAGGAGTCCGGTCCAGAcctgtgggggggtgggggggtgcgGTGTGGGTCATTTGAGACAGGGGCTGACCACGGTGGGAGTCGGGGGGTAAACCAGAGCCACGTCGACCCGCTCTGAGCCGTTCTTTGGACAGATGATCTCAGTCAGACCCTCGGGCCGCGGCTGGCTCAGCAGCTCACctgcaacacaacaaacagttcACCTGTTAAACACAACCAACCAACCGACCAACCGACCAAccgaccaaccaaccaaccaaacaaccaaccaaacaaccaaccaaacaaccaaccaaccaacccacccacccacccaccaaccaaccaacagTTTTAACAGCTGAACATTTCAAGCTTTGTCTCTGGATTCTGGACTGAACAGGACGTCTGAGGACATTGTCAGACTCCATCTTGGACTCACTATTATCTGATGTTTCACAGACCACACAACAAAATGATCAATGGAAACAATAATCATGTTGATGGATTCTGAATAATACTGCAGGAAGTTTCTGGGTTTGATCGATGAGCTCATGTGTCTGAGCGGACTGAAGGATCACagggagaacacagagagaacacagggagaacacagagagaacacagggagaacacagagagaacacagggAGAACAGAACAAAGAACGAAGTCTTTGGTTCTTCTATGAATCACATCCACAGTTTATAATGAATCAGTAAAACCTAAACCTGAGCAGTGCTGTGGTTCTCCatccagcagggggcgctgaGTCCGCCCGTGAGGACCTGGATTTAAGGTCAGTTCTGAGTTTATGCACGTGGGCATTAGTCACATTTTACCCTGAGCTTTGTCTcccaggctgctctgctctgccagGCTGAACCTCACTCACTGTTTAACAGGTACAGTCACCTGGATTTTACTGAGACACTGTACGATGAGCTGAGCCGTCATAAATCAAACTGAGCAGATTATAAATCAGAGCTTTGGTCAAATGACAGAGGATtaaactgtaataataataataataacacctGCAGTGATTAATACTAAGATCACGTTGCTGTGGCGAcgtcattttctttgtttacaacagaaaaagatttttttgcatAAACTGGATTTTGTGGAGAAATTATTGTCTGTAATAATCTGCTCTGTTCTAAtgactgtgcaaacacacaggtacagttactgtgctttaacacacagagaataacacattaacacacattgCTCAgaattcagacacacacacacactgcaggaagAGCCTGGGAGTCTGAACTCAGGGcaaagagctgcagcacaggcagctgtgtgtgtgtgtgtgtgtagcttcaTGTCGGCCATTGTTACTGTGAGTctgcatttcacacacacacacacgctgagtTCGACATGTTTGGTCAAACCTGGTCCAGGTGTTTACTGCTGTCATCTGGACACACTTGACCTCACTACAGGTCTCAGatcagacagctgcagctgaacctGGTCTGGGACAGGCCTGCTCCCTGTCTCCAGAGTCCAGATGTGGTCTGGGACAGGTAAAGCACCTTGACTTGGGGACGTGAAGTGAGTCCCACAGAGGTCACGTCCAGCGTCTGCGTCCCTCAGGTGATTCACAGCCTCTGTGTTCCTCTCAGACGTCGCTGCATCATGTGACCACGGCGCGGCCGCTCTGCTTTATTCTGCGTGCAGCAGGATTACGTTCACATATTAAtgcctgttttcagtctgatcCGGGTTTATCTGCCTCAGATTGACCTGCTTTTCGTGTCCAGTGTCTTCACCTGCTGCGGTCACATGACACACGCTCAGTTCACCATGTGAAAAACATGACAGTGGTTTTCCAGACGCCACAGCAGAACAATGCTGAGGTGGTGAGGCCCAAGTTTTCCCAGGTGACCTGTGGATCATTCTGCTCATTGAGGTTTGACCATATTCTAATATCAtacattaaatattttcagCCCTGAGTTCTGTCTGCAGGCTTTCCTTTCACACAGCCAGATTCAGCCTGAGGGGCAAAACCCAGGGAAACACTCGCCCCATCACATGAAGCCGGAGTCAGAGGATCCACAGTTTATCAGCTCAGACTCTAAACAATCAAAGCACatgaagaaaaactgaacattgaTCCAAGAGAAAAGAGCAAGAAGGAAGAATCAGCTGAGCCGAGCAGGACTGTGACCGAGAGGagtcacacagtaacacacagaggGCTGACATCAGCACCCAggaatgtacacacacacacagagagagacacagagagacacacagagagacacacagagaaacacacagagagacacacacacagaaacacacacacacacacagacacacacacacgcagaaacacacacacagacacacacacacagacacacacacacacacacacagaaacacacacacacagacacacagagacacacacacacacagacacacagagacacacacacacacacagaaacacacacacacagacacacacacacacacacacacagacacacacagaaacacacacacacagacacacacagagacacacacacacacacagaaacacacacacacacagacacacacacacacacacacacacagacacacacagaaacacacagaaacacacacacacacacacacacacacacacacacacacatcagcaggtAGAGGAATCCTTCACATTCCTGCTCCGCTCGGCTCGTTTCCCTCTGagctcccccctcctcctcctagTTTTTGATTTAAGTCCAGACTGAAGACAGaccgtcccccccccccccccccccccaaagatCACCCATCAGAGCTTCCTGAACATGACAGTCAGCTGATGCGTTCAGGGACCCACCGTCATCACAGAGTGTGTGAGCAGGATTACTGCAGGGTGATGTAACAGCTCTGCCATCCTCTCACAGATTACTGATCGATTCAGCCTCACAGGCCTGAGAGGAGGAGTGAGCCTCCACCTCAGACCTGCTCTCTGTTAACGACCGTCTCCATCATCAGAGGACGAGGCTCTTTGGATTCagcctgaaactgaaactgaaacacagccTGTGTCACATTAAGCTTCAGAGAAGCAGCTGCTTTCAGTCCTGGTCCAGAAGGGCTCCGTCACTTTAAAAGCCAGAAATGTGTTGAAGCGGATCGACTGACCCTCGTCAGATCTCCACTGACACGCTGGGGTTGTTGGCCGCAGCCCGAGGTCGTGTCATTTCCCAGcattcagcagtgttttcatgGGCAGAGGACGAGCtataatcagtgttttaaagCTCAGGAGCTGtttcctctggctgctgatcacattacagagcagcagcagcgcctGTGGAACGCCGtccacacaacagacacaaagacactgacacAGGACAACGGACACAAACCACTGAGAGACCAGTGATGCACGGTCCGTCCTCAGCTGGTGACATTAAAAACGTTCCCTGGAGGCTCAGGTCACAGGAAACTCACCTTCAAACATATCAAATGATTAACACTTGATTTATGACGGTCTCATAAAAAGCTGGTCTGAAAGCTTCAGGTTTCCTCTGTTAAAGTGAAGCTTCCAGTCCAAACATGTCAGGACTCACACCTGAGCctcacaggaaacacatcaCAGGACGGCAGCAGGCGCAGAGCGAAGCCTGCAGCTACAACAAGCTGCCGACAAGTGTCAACATTAATGTGGGAGGAGGACGTCTGCAggggacacacactgacagacacctGAGGGACAGGTAGGGCCACCCCTCTGTCTGACGTAGGAAGACTCTCGTGTTACAGGCTGAGATAAATAAGCTCTGACTGTTCAACTACGAGTCTGAAACCAGGTTTAATCCCACAGATCCACTAACTGGATTAACTGGAACCAGCTGAGCAGCAGAGTCAGACTGAGACGGatccacagagagagggagagtgacagagacacacagagacagagagacacacagagacacacacagagacacacagagacacagagacacacacagagacacacatagacacagagagacacagagagacacacagacacagagagacacacagagacacacagagacacacacagagacacagagacacacacagacacacagagacacacacagacacacagagacacagagacacacagagacacacagagacagagacagacacagagacacagagacacacagagacagagacacacacacagagacacagacacacactgtgatcagCTGCTGAGTCAGGATGTGTCTCTGAGGGAAAGTGTTGAACACAAACATCCAGCGGCCTGATGACGACCACTGTGACTGCACAGAGATCACACCTTGTCACACCTGGGGAGGGAGCCCCTGCAGACGGTCAGAGGACGCAGCCTGTGGCTGAAGCAGGCCGAGGCTGTTTGCTGTGTTCAGTGTGCTCGGCTCTGTGGAGCCTGAACTCTGCATCGACGCGCTGCAGCCAAAAATACCATGTCCATAAAAGGCCGGAGGAAACGCGCCGCTCCAACACGACCCGGGAGATCTCTTTacagaggtatgtgtgtgtctgtgcgctggaataacacaacacacagtcgCTGCTCTGCTGGTGTTTCCATTCGACACCTCCCTCTCCACCCGCCTCCACCTCCAGAGTCCAAACTGCTTCCTGTGAGAGCAGCTCGGGCTCTGGCTCTTTTTCTGAATTTCACGCATCATGTCACATGACGCGGTGAGGAAGTTCCTCCCCGGCGTCTGATAAAAGctcttttctttgctctgaCACTTTTCTTTCTTCGGCCCCTCGAGACAAACCGAGCACTTCCTGTTCGGGCCGAGCGGCCTCCGCCCCGTCAGACTCACTGCAGCGACACACGGATCCATCACAGCTGTAACCACACTGACATCACACCCACAGTCTGCTGCACTTCAACACACATTCATGATTATTATCaaaaaaactgcatgaaaaacTTTACTCCAACATCCTGAAGCCTCAgacatcctgctgctgctgccggaCTCTACGAGCCCACGTCCACCTGAGCCCACGTCCACCTGAGCCCACGTCCACCTGGGCCCACGTCCACCTGAGCCCACGTCCACCTGGGCCCACGTCCACCTGGGCCCACGTCCACCTGAGCCCTTTAATTACTGTTGTAACTCCTGTAACTTTAACCTGAGCTGTTCTGTGAAGGGAGTCTGGTTTGGGTTAAAGATGGAGGCCTGCATCCATTTCTGTTCTTAGTTCATCTGCTAATCAAAGTGTTCAGTCATCAGAAAATCATCTGAGGACAAAGGtcaagcagaaaaacagacgTTCAGCATGATTTCAAGTCAatcagacagagcaggaaactGTCAGAACCAGGAAATGACCTCAACACTGACATCATCAGTTATTTCCTATCAGTCTGATCAGTAATTGTTTGGTACAGGGATCATCACAGAGACGGCGTTCTGACATCACATGACCCCCCCCCTTCATCACTACAATCAGAGACGTTCAGTGAAAGCAGGTCACACTGCCTGAGGATTATGTGAGACGGGGGGAGGGTTTACCCCGTGTACCCCCTCTGTCTAACCTAATGTCAGAAACAGCCTCTGcccctacccccccccccccccccccccccactgccCCGCCCCGCCCCCACCAAGCTTCCCGGCATGTAGAGTCATCATCTGCATCTTTTATGAACTGAAGCAGCACTGagcttctctctgcagcaggtaAACATCACGTACATTAGCTCAGGAAATCCCAGCAGCTGATGTGTGTCATGTTATTGTGTCTGAGCTGAAAGCAGCGATGGGCTCAGGTCAAAGTCTGATGCTTCAAATATCAAACACGTTGTGTTTATTAAAGATTTGTCAAATTTAGTTTAGTTAAAACTTGTTTCCATAAAAATCTGAGTCTTCTTCATGTTTCAGCTTCAGCAGAGTGAagatctgagtgtgtgtgtgtacctgtatgcagagagcacaggtgtgaatatgtgtgtttacatacatgGACATTATGTGAGAgtggtgtgtggaggtgtgtttgACCCCTGCAGTGAAGGGGACGTACCTGGGAAGGCGTGCGGGCTGGACGACCCTCTCTTCAGGCACTTGGAACAGAGAATGTGAACAGAGTAGTGCAGGCCGGGCCACTCCTGCAGCAGCACgttcagctcctccaccagcGGCGTCACGGCCTGCCAGGCCGTCCAGATGTTGGGCAGCGAGGCGTGACTGGCGATGGACAGAGTCTCTGCCCGTCCCCCTTTGGAGGGCCGGTGGCTGATCACCACGGGGACTTTGCCCCGGTAGGCGCAGATCTGGTCCCTGCCGTCCGACCTCTGGACCACGTGGCTGTTGATCTGCACGCTGAAGCGAGCGAACAGTccaggaggaaacaggaaagggaAACTGTACTGGATGTGCAGCTGCtccacagagaggaagtgacactgaggcagagagCTCCCGCTGGCCGGAGCCTCAACACGGGGCTCTTGGCTACTGACGTAGCTGGGGAACTTGTACCACGCTGTGGCCCCGTTCAGGGGCTTGGTGCGGGGCTTGTTGATGCAGTAGCAGATGCCCATCTTCTCCAGAAGCTCCATGATGAGGTGCAGGTCCTGCTGCGTCTGGATGAGCGGCCTGAGGAGCAGACGGATGACGT is a window of Toxotes jaculatrix isolate fToxJac2 chromosome 16, fToxJac2.pri, whole genome shotgun sequence DNA encoding:
- the rpl17 gene encoding 60S ribosomal protein L17, translating into MVRYSLDPENPTKSCKSRGSNLRVHFKNTRETAQAIKGMHIRKANKYLRDVIVKHQCVPFRRYNGGVGRCAQAKQFGWTQGRWPKKSAEFLLHMLKNAESNAELKGLDVDSLVIEHIQVNKAPKMRRRTYRAHGRINPYMSSPCHIEMILTEKEQIVPKPEEEVAQKKKVSQKKLKKQKLMARE